In the genome of Candidatus Poribacteria bacterium, the window GTTCGTTTTCAGCACCGTCCCTGAGGGTGCCTACACTTTAGTTATAACTTCGGTTGACCCCGAATTAACACATGAAAGCTCAATTCTTGTTGTAGCAGGGCAGACCTCAAAGCCAGAGATTTACGTCGGTACAGCGCAGTACCGTCTTGATGAGGTCGAGGTAACCGGCGAACGGGACCCTAAAACCGTCAGCAAAAAAAGTATCCAATCACAAGAAATTACACGTCTACCCGGCACAGGTGGTGACGCGCTCCGCGCCCTTCCCGCTATTCCGGGAATTGGTGTTGCGAACGATTTCAGCGGGGCACTTTATATCCGCGGTGGCTCCGATGAAGATAACCTCTACTACTTCGACAGGGTTCCCGTCGGTTATCCATATCACTTTGGCGGACTCGTCTCGTCCTTAAGCTCCGAAATTATTGATCGAATTGATGTCTATGCTGGAGGCTATGGTGCCGAGTATGGCGTGGATTCCCAAGCCGTCATTGACATCTACTCACAAGACAATAGCCGAGCGAATCTCGGTGGAAAGTTTAATCTCAATCTTCTCTACTCAGAGGGTCTTCTCGAAGGTAAAATCGGTGAAAACGGGTTCTGGTATGCCGCGGGCCGTAGAAGCTACATTGACCTATTCGTCGGATCGCTGGCGTTTGACGCTGGTGCTATCACTGCTTTTCCGCGTTTCTGGGACTATCAACTCAAGGCAGGATACGATCTGAGTGAAAAACATCAACTCTTTTTTAACCTCTTTGCCTCAGGCGACCGATTTGCCCTGAAACTCGACGGTGAAGACGTAGACGAAGATTTTAGAGGAAACATCAGTTTCGAGAGCGGTTTCGAGGGCGCAGGCCTCCACCTCCGCTCCTTTCTCACAGATCGACTCACCTCTTACCTATCGCTAACCCGATCAGATTTCCTCTTTGATGCCAATTTCGGTCCAACGATCTCCTTGAAAATTGACGCGCCCAACTACACACTTCGTGAAGACCTTATATACGAACTAAATCCGAGGCACCGTTTGGAATCCGGGTTAATTCTCGGACTCGAACCCGGACAGGTTACTGGCACTTTCACTCGGATACCCGATGAGGGGGAAGTCGACTTTGATATCCGACTTGAAGAAAAGGTCGATTTAGACGAATACGTGCGCGGACAACGTATCGAA includes:
- a CDS encoding TonB-dependent receptor plug domain-containing protein, which codes for MKTFLCLLTFLFVPTIAFSQTGTIEGTAYNNITQEPLVDAEVRIVQTDERQKTDENGKFVFSTVPEGAYTLVITSVDPELTHESSILVVAGQTSKPEIYVGTAQYRLDEVEVTGERDPKTVSKKSIQSQEITRLPGTGGDALRALPAIPGIGVANDFSGALYIRGGSDEDNLYYFDRVPVGYPYHFGGLVSSLSSEIIDRIDVYAGGYGAEYGVDSQAVIDIYSQDNSRANLGGKFNLNLLYSEGLLEGKIGENGFWYAAGRRSYIDLFVGSLAFDAGAITAFPRFWDYQLKAGYDLSEKHQLFFNLFASGDRFALKLDGEDVDEDFRGNISFESGFEGAGLHLRSFLTDRLTSYLSLTRSDFLFDANFGPTISLKIDAPNYTLREDLIYELNPRHRLESGLILGLEPGQVTGTFTRIPDEGEVDFDIRLEEKVDLDEYVRGQRIEGYLQNRHTLLPYLSLVYGLRFDYFNRIDELSIQPRGSILIGLPNSSELQFSYGLYNQTPLPALLSPSIGNPALKSSQASHYILELKRQLSQDTEIKMAAYYKDLRGLVTVDEEAAYLNQGEGYAQGTEIFLRHQSGERFFGWISYAYALSERRDRPGEPYRPYSFDQTHVATIAASYNLTPTWEFGAKWQYRTGNPYTPREGTNIGVDPRNGEPIFIPIFAETYSDRLPPYHRLDLRVSKTFQFGNWKLGTFLELLNAYNRANLLDFNYPEDCRTPEDCLERRNDINQLPIIPYLGITAEF